The DNA window CCTCATCAGCTAAGGCTAAAAGAGAAGAACGCTGGTCGTGTGCCGCCTCTTTAGCTGCCTCCATCTCGGCCTGTACGGCGACGTACTTCTTGCGGTTCACGGTGAGGCTGGCCACCATCTCCACCAGCGAAGCTGCCATGGCCCCGGCGAGCGCGGCTGCCGTGCCGCCCCCGGGCGTGGGGTCACCACTAGCTAGGGCGTCGAGAATACCATTGTATTTTTCTGCTGCAAAATGCAATTCGTCAACCTCCTACTGTCCTGTTACGGCACGGTAAATCATCCAAGCCAAAAGACCAAGCGCCCCGCCGCCCACCATGTACACCCACATCTCAATTTTTGGCGCTTGCTTCTTCTCTACTTTAGGTGGGGACTTCTTCTTTTTTCCCTTAGCCATAAATACACTTCCCTTCACTTACAACTAGTTTGCCGCGCTTAATCACTTTATCGACCAAGTTCACCCCGAGGTGGTAAGGCACGAAATCAAGACTGGGAGCATTCAATATGGTTATATCCGCTAACTTACACGCTTCTAGGCTGCCGCACTCTTCTCCGCGCCGAATGGCATGAGCAGCATTGATGGTAGAAGCGGCAAAAGCTTGGGCCGGCGTGAAGCCGTAATGAAAACAGGCCATAGACTGCAAGAGCTGCATACTGGGCAGTGGTGATGTGCCCGGGTTGTAGTCAGTAGATATGGCTACAGGCACCCCTAAGGCGAGCATCTCCTTAAAGGGCGCACGCTTCGGTGTCTGCAAAATGAAGGAGGTCGCCGGCAAGAGCACCGCAATAACCTTTGCGGCCGCCATGGCTACGAGGTGTGCGGAGTCGGCGTGAATAAGGTGCTCTGCCGAAACTGCGCCTAGCTCAGCCGCGAGAAGCGCCCCCCCGAGAGGGGTAATTTCGTCAGCATGTACTTTAGCTCCAAGACCCAGCTTTTGCGCGGCGAGCAAGACCTTACGGCATTCTTCAATGGTAAAGGCCTTGTTTTCACAAAAACAGTCGCAAAACTCGGCTAGTCGCTCTGCGGCAACTTGTGGCAACATATCGTGCACAAGGCTGCCTATGTAGCCCTTTCTGTTGGCAGCATACTCTGGCGGCAGGGCGTGTGCTCCCATAAATGTACGCACTATGTCTACGGGGTGTTGGCCATCGGCCTCACGCAAAACCCGAAGCTGCTTAAGCTCATCCTCGAGGGTCAGCCCATAGCCGCTCTTGGCCTCTACGGTGGTGGTGCCATGCAGCAGCATAGTGTCTAGAGAGCTACGGACTTTAGCCAGTAACTCCGCCGGGGTCGCCGCGCGGGTCTTCGTGACGGTACTAATAATACCGCCGCCGCTCGCCAGAATATCGAGGTAGGAGTTCCCCGCTAGCCGCAGCGGCAACTCATGGTCTCGCCAACCCGCGAAACTAAGATGGGTGTGGCAGTCTACATAACCTGGCATAACTAGTTTCCCCGTGGCGTCAATTGTGCTTGTTTCGGCGTCACAATAGGCCATGGCTTCATCATAGTTGTCGGTAACCGCTAAGATTCTTTCACCTTGCACGAGCACATACCCCCGGGTAAGGGTGATAACTTCTCCTAGCGCCTTACCAACTTGGGGGCTCTGGCTGTACCCTACCGTAGTGACGACCCTGCCCTCGGCGATGATGAGACTAGCCTTCATGTCTAGCCGCTAGTTTTAGCTCTAGCACCTGCTCCTGATTAAAGTCGGTGAGCTGCAAGTAGTGCGCCGCGACGTCGAGCATGGCTTTTGCCGGCAGGAGGCCGATAACCTCGCTACTGGCAACTGTTACTCCATGCTTGGCCGCTTCTAGCTTAATGGCTTCGAATACGGTATGCAGCCCGGTCACCGTGAAATCTACCATGTTCATGGAGATTTGCGCCTGTCCCGTGGCCTCGAGCATGAGGCCAAGCCCTTTGACTGCCGGCAAGCCACCACTTGACTCCCGCACGGCCTTGGCAATGGCCTTGGCAATTTTGACGTCCCCCGAGGCTAGATTGACATTAAAAGCCACCAAGGGAGGGCGCGCGCCAACTACTGTCGCGCCGGCAGACCTGTGTAGGCGCGCCGGGCCAAAGTCTGGGTGGCGCTCTTCCTTGTTAATGTCAAGCTTCAGCCCTTCATACTCGCCTCGCCGCACATCGGCTAAGTTCCGACGCTCTGGTTTTTTGGCCGCTTTTTCATACAAGTACACGGGGATAGCGAGCTCGCGCGCAATGCGTTCACCAAGGGCTTCGGCAATTTGTACACAGTCCTCCATCGTCGCACCCGTCAGCGGCACAAAAGGAATGACATCTGTCGCTCCCATGCGGGGGTGCTCCCCCCGGTGCGTTTCCATGTTAATGAGCTCCGCCGCTTTGGCGGTAGCACGAAAAGCGGCCTCGGCTACTACAGAGGCGTCGCCCACAAAAGTTATTACCACCCGGTTGTGGTCGACATCAGGTTTGTGGTCGAGCAGGGTCACTCCTTCTACGCCCTTGATGGCGTCAAGAATGGCGGCAATTACCTCGGGGCGCCGCCCTTCGCTAAAATTAGGCACACATTGTACTAGCTTCATTATCTAACACCTCTACTTCATCATCGGTATCTTAACGCCGCGCTCTTTAGCGACTTGGCAGGCGAGCTCGTACCCCGCATCGGCATGGCGCATAACGCCGGTGCCCGGGTCCGTAGTCAGCACTCTCTCGAGGCGCTTCCCTGCCTCCTCGGTGCCATCAGCGACCACCACCATGCCGGCATGAATAGAATACCCTATGCCTACACCCCCACCATGGTGCACCGAAACCCAAGTCGCTCCGGCAACAGAGTTAAGCAAGGCATTTAGTATCGGCCAGTCAGCAATGGCGTCTGAGCCATCTAGCATGGCTTCTGTTTCGCGATTAGGTGAGGCTACAGAACCGGCATCGAGGTGGTCTCGCCCAATGACGATAGGCGCCTTTAGCTCGCCGCTCTTAACCATCTCGTTAATAGCCAAGCCGAACTTAGCCCTCTCGCCATACCCCAGCCAGCAGATGCGCGCGGGTAAACCCTGAAACGCCACTCTTTCTTGCGCCATGGTAATCCAGCGTCGCAGGGCCTTGTCTTCGGGGAAAAGCTCCAAGACCTTAGCGTCAGTTTTGTAGATGTCTTCTACATCGCCTGAAAGAGCCACCCAACGGAAAGGCCCTTTGCCCTCGCAGAAAAGGGGACGAATATAGGCCGGAACAAAGCCAGGAAAGTCAAAAGCATTCTCCACACCGGCCTCTTTGGCCTGTTGGCGAATGTTGTTGCCGTAGTCAAAAACGTTCGCGCCTGCTTTTTGCATGTCAAGCATCGCTTCTACATGGCGCGCCATGCTCTGCATCGACCTTGCGACGTATTCCTCCGGCTTCTCCGAGCGCAGCTTGGCTGCCTCCTCAAGGCTAAGACCCGCGGGTATGTATCCAACTAAGGGATCATGTGCCGAGGTCTGATCAGTCACGAGGTCGGGCACAATACCGCGTCGCACCATCTCTGGCAGTATCACGGCGGCATTGCCAAGCAGCCCAATAGATAGCGCGCGACCCTCGTGCTGTGCGGCCCGCGCGAGTTCTAGCGCCGCGTCAAGATTATCTACCCAGGTGTCAAGGTAACGCGACTGTAGGCGTCGCTCGATACGGGTCTGATCAACTTCGATGCACAAGGCTACCCCTTCATTCATGGTCACTGCCAGCGGCTGTGCTCCCCCCATGCCGCCTAGGCCGGCGGTGAGAGTGAGTCTGCCCTTGAGAGTGCCCCCAAAATGCCGTCGTGCTGCCTCAGCAAAAGTCTCGTAAGTGCCTTGGAGGATGCCCTGTGTGGCAATATATATCCATGAGCCGGCAGTCATCTGGCCATACATGGTGAGCCCAAGACGCTCTAACTCACGAAATTTCTCCCATGTCGCCCAGTGGGGCACCAACATGGAGTTACTGATGAGCACCCTAGGCGCGTGCGCATGCGTGGTGAAGACACCCACTGGCTTGCCCGATTGCACGAGCAGAGTTTCATCGTCCTTAAGGTCGCGCAGCGCTTTAACTATGGCCTCGTAGCAGGCGGCGTTACGGGCTGCCTTGCCGGTGCCGCCGTAGACGATAAGGTCTTCGGGACGTTCGGCTACTTCGGGGTCAAGATTGTTCATTAACATGCGCAAGGCGGCCTCTTGCTGCCACCCTCGGCAACTAAGTTCAGTACCCCGTGGCGCCCTAATCTCTTTGTTCATTGCTTGTTCCTCCCTTTGTTTATGCAAAATGTCACTATGCGAGATGGCAGAACTCGCCGATAACAGACTCGGCGGCTCGCTGTACCTGCCCCCCGTTGATCAGGCTGTAGGCATGATTAAGCTCCCCATATAAAACACGATCCTCACCTAGTGTGGGTACCACGACCCGCACCAAGTCGTGCACCGCTTGTGTGGCCGGAGATAGCTTGCCAGCCACCTGCAAATCTATAGCCTGGCAGGCGGCGATAAGCTCGATGCCTAGGATACGTGTGGTGTTCTCCACCACTTGACGCACTTTGCGGCAAGAAAAACCGCCCATGCTGACGTGGTCTTCTTGGTTGGCACTAGAGGGGATGGAATCCACGGAGGCTGGGTGGCAAAGCACCTTGTTTTCGGAAACTAAAGCGGCAGCGGTGTACTGGGGAATCATGTAGCCGGAGTTAAGCCCGCCAAAACGAGTAAGAAAAGCGGGCAACCCAGAAAGCTGCGGGTTTACTAGCCTCTCAATGCGCCGTTCCGCTATATTCCCTATTTCAGCCACAGCCATAGCGAGGTAGTCTCCACCTAGCGCTAGAAACTCGCCGTGGAAATTCCCCCCTGAAATAACCTCGGCCTGTTCGGGGAAAACGAGCGGGTTATCGGTAGCCGAATTACACTCGATAAGCATGGTTTCAGCCACATGGGTGAGGGCATGCAGGCAGGCTCCGTGTACTTGGGGGATACAGCGCAGGGAGTAGGCGTCCTGCACGCGTATTTCGCCAGGGACAGAGACCCACTCGCTGCCAGAGAGCAAGCGACGCATGGCCAGAGCAGCCAGCGCTTGCCCGCGATGTGGACGTACGGCAGAGAGCTTTTCATCATAGGCGGCCACTATGCCGCGCAAGGCTTGGTGAGTTAAAGCCGCGGTGATAAAACTGGCCTTAAGAACCCCTAGCGCATCAATCACAGCCAGACTAAGGCTTGCCCCCATGGCCTGGGTACCGTTAATGAGGGCCAGCCCTTCTTTAGCCTCTAGCTCTAGCGGCTTTAAGTTACGGCGGGCGAGTGCTACGCTACCAGGAACCACCTCGCCGTCAATCTCGGCTTCACCTTCACCAATCAAGACCAAGACAACATGCGACAATGGTGCTAAATCTCCGCTAGCTCCGAGCGAGCCCTGCGATGGCACTACGGGGTGAATCTTTGCATTTAATAGATTAAGCAAGGCCTGCACCGTAGCCTCTTTCACGCCGGAATAACCTTTGGCGAGGGCATTGGCGCGCAGTAGCATCAGTGTCCTGACGGTATCTTGCGGCAAGGGAGCCCCGACTCCGCAAGCATGGCTGACAATTAGGTTTCTTTGCAGCTTGGCTACTTGTTCTTTGCTGATAGTTATGTCAGAGAACTTGCCGAAACCGGTAGTAATGCCGTAGACTGCCTTCTCTTCGGCCACGAGGCGGTCCACAAGGGCGCGGGCAGCGGCAATCTTCCCCCTCGCCTGCTCAGCGAGCAAGACGGGGGCCCCATTTCTACTTACGGCAAGTATATCTTCATATGTAAGATTGGCACCACTGATGGATACGGTCATTCCCTCTCCCACTCTCCTAATCATCGCCTTTGCGCACAATTCCAATAGGGGTGAGGGTTCCCTCCTCACCTAGTGGATTGTCGAGCAGTATCTTTCTCATAAGCTTAGTGTCTACCCCTGCTGAATGCGCGACAACAGCGCCGTGCCCCGAGGCATTAGCGCTGACAACACAGACCTGCACCCCCAGCCCTCTGGAGATGGCGAGGCACCAAGCCGCTAGATCCACGCTCCTACCCCCCTCTGCCGTGCTTATGGCTCGCTGGGAAACAAACACAGTGTCTCCAGGCTGCAGGGAGCCGGCACAGTATCGCTTGAGCAAGGCCGCGAAATCCTCTCCCGGCATAATACGATGAGTCTTAATCATCACTCGCAAGTAGACCTGGCCGTCTATGGTACGCGTGGGACTTTTTTGTTTGGGGCGGTGAGAATACAATGCTATCACCTCAAACACTATTGTGTTCTTTTCCCCGCCCGCAAAATCCTGCTGCCAATTAAAAATGGCTACCTCGAGCACCAAGCACAAAAAAATAATCCGGCACTCATTGCTGAATGCCGGACAGACTGTTAGGCAGGAGCTAGCGGTGGCAGAGACCCGGTGGCTAGCAATTCGTTTAACTCTTCGCCCCGCAGAGTTTCGCGCTCCAGCAGAGTGTTGGCAATAAGGTCTAGCTTCTCGCGATTGTTCTTTAGCAATTCTTCCGCTTGGTGGTAGGAGCGATCTACGATACGCCGCACCTCGCGGTCAATGGTGTGGGCTACCGTCTCGCTAAAATTGCGATGGCGAGATATATCGCGTCCCAGGAAGACTTGCTCCTCTTTCTCACCATAGGTGACGGGGCCAAGCTCCTCGCTCATGCCATACTCCATAATCATGCGCCGTACGAGGCGGGTCGACTTGTCGAGGTCATCTTGGGCGCCGGTAGAGATTTCATTGAAGACTAGTTGCTCGGCGACGCGACCAGACAAGGCATAGGTTACGTTGTTAAGGATTTCGGTGCGCGTCATGACAAAGCGGTCTTCGGTAGGCAGAGCAATGACGTACCCACCTGCCATACCGCGCGGAATGATGCTGACGAGATGCACGGGGTCAGCATCCTGCGTCAGGTACCTGCTCAAAGCATGCCCGGCTTCGTGGTAGGCGAAGACCTTTTTCTCGTGTGCCGAAATGACACGCGACTTCTTTTTCGGCCCGGCAATCACTCTGTTTACAGCTTCCTCTAGGTCTAACATGCCTATGGTCTGCCGATCTTGACGTGCGGCCAGAAGCGCACTTTCGTTGACTAAGTTCTCAAGGTCTGCCGCGGTAAAGCCAGGGGTTAGCCCTGCTACAACGGTCAGCTTAACTTCAGGCGCTAAGGGCTTGTTACGCACATGCACGCCCAAGATAGCTTCTCTTTCTTTGACATCTGGCCGGCCTACGGTTATTTGGCGGTCAAAACGACCGGGGCGGAGCAAGGCAGGGTCGAGGATATCGGGGCGGTTTGTGGCCGCCATAATAATAACGCCCTCATTGCCCTCGAAACCGTCCATTTCCACTAGCAACTGATTGAGCGTCTGTTCTCTTTCGTCATGGCCACCGCCAAGGCCAGCGCCGCGTTGTCTTCCGACTGCGTCTATTTCGTCAATAAAGACTATGGCCGGCGCACTCTTTTTGGCTTGGTCGAACATATCCCTCACCCGCGAAGCACCCACGCCGACAAACATCTCCACAAAGTCAGAACCGGAAATACTAAAGAAGGGCACCCCAGCTTCGCCGGCAACCGCCCTGGCCAGCCAAGTCTTACCCGTTCCGGGCGGGCCATACAGCATGACGCCCTTGGGGATACGTGCGCCGATGGCGCTAAACTTACCGGGGTTCTTTAAGAACTGAACTACTTCGTCAAGTTCTTCTTTGACCTCGTCATAGCCGGCAACATCTTTAAAGGTGATGCGTCTGCGCACGTCAGACTGCATTTTAGCGCGCGACTTGCCAAAACTCATGACCTTGTTGCCGCCAGCCTGAGACTGCTGCATAAAGAAATACCAGATGCCGGCGAACAAAGCGAACATCAGGCCGTACGAAAGCAGAGTCGTCCACCATGGTGGGGCGGGAGGATCCCGATATACATACTGTGTTTTCGTGCGGAGCAAGGGGATGAGTGCTTCGTCCCCTGGCGGCACAGTGACGCGGTAGGCGGTGCCGTCCCTTAACTCACCGGTGATGACATTACCCACCTGATTGGCAGTAGCAACCTGTTCGTTGACCACGAGGTTAAAGAATTCGTTGTAGCTGATCTCACGCGGCGCAGCCGTGCGCGCCACAAAAAACTGGATCAGGGACAATCCGACCATAATGATCAGCAAGTAGAAACTCGCAGTGCGTAAATTCCTGTTCAAAATTACTTAGTCCTCCTCTCACAGCACAATAGCTATCTTACCACAACCAAATGTATGGCGTAAAATTTTGCATAGGGGGCGGCAATATAGTATGGCTGTGCGCTGTTCTAACATCAATCGACATGCACGCATATATTGGGCAAATTGCGATAATATTGCTCAAAGTCTAGCCCATACCCCACCACAAAGAGATCGTCGATGGTGAAACCAAGATAATCTGGCACAATGCTGACCCGACGACGACTTGGCTTGTCCAGTAGGGTACAGGAACGGAGGCTTTTCGGCTTGCGCGAGCGCAGATTCTCAAGCAAGTAAGTCAGGGTGAGGCCGGTGTCCACAATATCCTCTACAATGAGCACATGGCTCCCCTCTACTGACTCTTCTAAGTCCTTAAGAAAGCGCACCACGCCGGATGTAGAGGTGGCCGACCCATAGCTAGAAACAGAAATAAAGTCTAGGACCGACTTGGTAGAGATATGACGGCATAAATCAGCTGCGAAAATGGCTGCGCCTCGCAACACCACGACGAGAAGTAGCTCCTCGCCTTCGTAATCCGCGCTAATCTGCCGACCCATGGCCTCCACCCTAGTCGCAATCTCCTCCTCTGAAAGCAGCACTCGCAAGTCTAATGGTTCTTGCATCTCATTTACCTCCACGTTGGTAGAATAGCTCTAGTATAGTATTTTGTTCCTTGGGGCAAAAAGCATTGGCTACGCGCAGGCCAGGCACCCAAGCAATCTGACCCTCGATCTCAATTATGGGCCAAGTATCTCGCCAAGGCAATGGAATTCGCGCCTCACTCATAGCTTGCTTTACTTTTTTGCGGCCTACGCCCCCTAAAAGTATATACGCATCATGCGGTCTACGGTTTCGCACCACGACTAAATCTCCACTGTAAGAAAGACAGGCGGCATAGCCAAAATCGCCTGGCTGGTTAGCCGAGCACTCTGTTACGCGTCGCGCTACGAGCTTGCCGCCACAGGGCAAATTATATTCACCAGGGACGCTAATGGTCAGATGATAATTTTCTTGGTTTTCTTCTGTGGCAGAATAAAAAACTAGGTGCTCACGTGTGCGCAAGACACGCACACCTGCGGGCAGGGTAATTCTCCGCCCAACCTGCTTATCTAGCAGCGCAAATGTTTCGGCAAGGTGAATTGTCTCTAGGTCTTTTCGCACCGTCGCAACACGAAAATAAGCCTCCGTAAGCACCCGCATCACCAAGGCCGCATGCACACCCATGAGCGCCTCTAGCCGGACACCAACACCAAAGTCGAGCGCTGAAATAGCGGCCGCACAAATAGGCAGGGCCTGTATGCTCATGTAGTCCACATCTTGAGCCACTTGAGAGGATAGGCGGTAGAGAGCTACGGCTACTTGCGGGTTAATTTGGCGCAGTAGAGGCATAACACTAAGTCGCACATAATTACGACTGTACTCTGTGCCCAAGTTGCTACTATCCACGCGGTAATCCTGACTACGCAGAGCCAAGAAAGCTTCAATTTCCTGGCGAGACACCATTAAAAAGGGTCGCACGATGAGAATGCCGACGAGACCCCGCTCCAGCGGGCTCATCGCCCGCAGGCCGCTCAAACCAGTACCACGCAGCAGCCTTAGCAGGACGGTTTCAGCTTGATCGTCCTGGTGGTGAGCCAGCGCTAGTTTATTTAGACCAAAGCGTTGCATCGCCGCGCTAAAAAAACGAAACCTCTCCTGCCGAGCCACATCCTGCATAGAGACACTCTTGCCCTCTAGCAACTTAGGTATGGACACATAGCCACACTCGCAGTCTACGCCAAGCTTATGGCACAGATCCTTGACGAAGCGACTATCTAGGTCAGCCTCCTCACCCCGCAAGCCATGGTTTAAGTGCGCCACGCGGACGGTGAAAGAAAGGCGTAGCGATAGCTCATGGAGGACTAAGAGTAGCGCCACAGAATCCGCACCCCCCGAAACACCCACGAGGATACGGTCTCCTGGCTCTGCCAAGCCATTTTTCACGACAAACTTCATGACCCGCTCTAACATCGTGCAGGAGACACCTCTTATCTAAGACTTTAGCGATTATTCTTTACTATAACATTTACAGCACGGGAGCAAAAGGGTGAAGCGCTAGTGAAGCGCTAGGGACGGTTCTCCCTGCTTCGCTCTTTGAAGCAAGGAGAACCGTCCCTAGCGCTTCGTCGCCTAGCGCTTCGGTCGAGGCAAAAAAGGAGGCCGCCGAAGCGGCCTCAACCAACGAGGGGGATGCTAATAGCTTTGTCCAAAATCTTAAGGACCAGCACGGTCATGTCGTCGGTAACCGTCCCGCCGCAATTGTTCCTCGCACGATTTAAAATATACTCTGCTAGGTCTTTGGCCTTTTCGGCAGTGGCTTGCCGTAATATGCGGCTAAGCCACTCTTCCTTGTCTACCATGCCGCCTTGCCCCTCTAGCACACCGTCTGACAGCATGACGAGAATATCTCCGGGGAGAAGCTGCAGTTTGCTGGTTTCTATTTCTATGTTACTAAGAATACCTGCTGGAAGCGTCGTCGCCCTAATGACATCGACTTTATCCCCCCGCCGGTGATATGAGGAACTGGCCCCAATTTTCATTACTTCCGCATTCCCTGTGTACAGGTCTAAGAGAGCCATGTCGACGGTAGCAAAGCTCTCGCCTTGTGAGCGCAAGGCCAGTACGGCATTTATTGTTTGTACCGTTACTTCTTTGTCAAACCCCGCGCGCAGCATCTGCTCCATTAGACTAATGGCTGTGCGGCTCTCTTGGCGGGCCAAAGGCCCATCGCCCATGCCGTCGCTTATCATCAGCGCTAGCTTGCCACCCACAAGCTCAGCAATGCGGAAACTGTCGCCTGAGATGCCCTGCGAGCGCGGAAGTTGCGCTATCCCAGCGTCCGTTGCTAGTACCTGTGCTGTGGAAAGACAGACGGTGCACTTGGATTTACCGGCTAAGCTCGCACAGCGGCGATTCTCGCGTACTACCTGGCGGCCGAGCAACTCCGTGACTAGGGGAATGAGAACGGTGGCACAGTGATTCTGTTCTTTGCTACAGGCATGCTTAGTAATTCTTGCTTCAATGCGGCCATTCTTGCCCTTTGTGACCTCAACCTGGGGAGAAAAGAGCCCCTGTTCGGCGAGCTCTCTCTTGATCTTCTCCTCGCTTTCACACAAGTACTCGACTTCTAAGTTAAAGTCAGCCACTAAAGAATCTATCACTTCCGCAACCCCCTTGAGCTGGCTGGCCACGAGCTGCCGCGACTCAACGGCCCGTTTCTGCCAGTACAAGGTTTGCCGATGCACTTCACAGAGCGAATTTAGACTCTTAAGCAACTCCTTCTGGCGGTCACATCGTCGCCTCACCGCCTCGGGGATCATGTCTATCGTTAGCGGTCCGTGCATATCCGTAAGGGCGAGCATATCAAGCAATCCTTGGTATGTCTTGTAAAAGTCCTTGCCCCAGCAGTTCTTGTGGCCCGGGCAATCTTCACACACATCCTGGGCGAGCCGATCCATGAGTTTATGCGCGCTTTGGTCAAAGGCATCTCCACTTTGCGCAGGCTGCCGAAAGGTCTCCGCTAGTTCCATGAACACATCGCCGAGCTCCCCTAGTCTTTTTCCGGCTAACACCTGCAATCGAGAAGCGTACCCACTGGCAACGGGCGCCTCTTCTTCGCGTAGGGCCATCGGCAGGAGGCGGTAAAGGCGCGAACGCACCTGTGAAGACGTGGCCATCAGCAGCAGGCTGGCTACTATGCCCTCTACCAGTTTATCCCCTAGGTAGTCGCGACCTCCGAAATTCACGGCGGAGAGCGCTGTAGCGGCCATAAAGCCCATAATGACGCCTGGCTTTTTCCAGTCTTTGAGCGCGCCAGCCACTAGGCCAGTGAAGGCATACGTTCCTACATAGTTGAGCGCCAAAGGGTTGCCGATATATATCAAGAAGGGCGCCGCCACCCCTGTAGCTGCTCCCCAGGCAGCGCCACCTAAGAGGCCAGACAACATGACCAAGTACTTGAGCGCTATACCCTGTAGGGCGACCCCGAACAAGCTAATGCCAGATAGGCCTACGATGGCTAGCGCGCCGGCTATGGCAATCGACAAAATTTCTTCGGATTTGAACCGTCGCTCAGTGGTAAACGAACCGAGCAGGGACACGGAGTTGACTAAAATAATGCTCATGGCCATGGTCAAGGCAACTTCGAGCAAGGTAGTAACAACGTCGTAGAGCGTCGGTGCTTGCCACCATAAGAGCGGTATCCTGACCACAACCACGGATATGCCCGCGAGAACCGCGCGAACTATGCGCTCCCATGAGCTTGGCACCAGTATTTTCTCGAGCGCTAAGTAGGCCAGAACCATCCCGAAAAAACTGACCATCATCATGGGGCCGCCACGCCAGAACACTCCTACACTTAAAGCGAGAGCGGTCACCCACTCTGCGCCGGGAACAACCATCCGCACGGCGGCAAAAAGGGCGACTGCGAACGGCGACAACTCGTAGAAGAGTGACGCACGACCTAGTAAAATCCCGGCCACGACGAGTGGCGCCAGGCGCGAGAAATGAGACAGCTCGTCCACCCGCCGATGCCCATAGGGCTTGTTCGCCGCAAGAACAGCTTTGAGGACCTTTGACTGCACATCCACACCCCCTAGTAGCTTGCTGGTGATTAGTAGTATAGGGGCAGGTAGTTGTACAATTTGTCGCTCTAAGGCCTCATTCCTAAGAAAAAATCGACATCTTTCGTGCCGGCTACCACACTCTGAGTAGCTCTATTACACCTCCATGGTATACTTAGCCTGACAAAGGAGGGTGACCTGTTGTGCCTAGAAGAGCGCTAATTTTGCTTATGCTATTCATACAGCTAATTCTAGTGACCGTGTGGGGCAGCCTAGCCCATGCCGAAGGCCTGCCCCACATCTCAGACGGACTACCAGGTAGATCGACAGCTTGGGAGATAGCACCCCCTCATAAGCTTAATATCATCGGTTTCTACGCCCTAGGCGATGCCAGAACAAGCAGCTGGATGGATCTTTTTGGCTCACCCTTCCCCCTTACTGCCCTAGGAAACACCGATATCGTCCATGAGTTGGCTTTAGGATGGTACACCATAGATGCGGCTGGGGCGCTCCTGACCCGTAGCCCGCGCCACGCCTGGCAACGCCCCCTAGCCTGGGAGTACGTCCTTAGCGCTGCAGGGCGCTATGACTTGCGCGCGGAAATGGTCGTCCACGAGACAAACCGTGGCGACCTCTTGACGACTTTTTTGGCAGATGACAAAGCTATGGAGCAGGCAGTGGCGGCCATAGCCGCCGCGTCCGGTCGTTACGGCGGTGTCAACCTTAACTTCGAAGGGCTTGGTTTTCTCGCCCGCGGTGAAGAAGAGAAAGCCATACGCGACAGCTTCACACACTTTGTCGCCCGCTTGGCTCCCGCTCTCCGCGCGGCCAATCGGACCCTGACCCTAACCCTGCACCCACCGAACAGCGTCTACCGCGGCTATGATTATGCGGCACTAGGCGCTCTTGCTGACCGCATTATCATTATGGCCCATGATTATGGCGAAAGCCCCGAACCGCTACATCGCGTCGTACAGGCAGTAGAAATGGCCCTCGTCCACGTGCCGCGAGAAAAGCTCATTTTGGGTATCTCTGTTTACACTGAAACAGCCGTGAGCATCGTCGACAAACTCGTCGTCGCCGAGCAATACC is part of the Bacillota bacterium genome and encodes:
- the ftsH gene encoding ATP-dependent zinc metalloprotease FtsH; amino-acid sequence: MNRNLRTASFYLLIIMVGLSLIQFFVARTAAPREISYNEFFNLVVNEQVATANQVGNVITGELRDGTAYRVTVPPGDEALIPLLRTKTQYVYRDPPAPPWWTTLLSYGLMFALFAGIWYFFMQQSQAGGNKVMSFGKSRAKMQSDVRRRITFKDVAGYDEVKEELDEVVQFLKNPGKFSAIGARIPKGVMLYGPPGTGKTWLARAVAGEAGVPFFSISGSDFVEMFVGVGASRVRDMFDQAKKSAPAIVFIDEIDAVGRQRGAGLGGGHDEREQTLNQLLVEMDGFEGNEGVIIMAATNRPDILDPALLRPGRFDRQITVGRPDVKEREAILGVHVRNKPLAPEVKLTVVAGLTPGFTAADLENLVNESALLAARQDRQTIGMLDLEEAVNRVIAGPKKKSRVISAHEKKVFAYHEAGHALSRYLTQDADPVHLVSIIPRGMAGGYVIALPTEDRFVMTRTEILNNVTYALSGRVAEQLVFNEISTGAQDDLDKSTRLVRRMIMEYGMSEELGPVTYGEKEEQVFLGRDISRHRNFSETVAHTIDREVRRIVDRSYHQAEELLKNNREKLDLIANTLLERETLRGEELNELLATGSLPPLAPA
- the hpt gene encoding hypoxanthine phosphoribosyltransferase, encoding MQEPLDLRVLLSEEEIATRVEAMGRQISADYEGEELLLVVVLRGAAIFAADLCRHISTKSVLDFISVSSYGSATSTSGVVRFLKDLEESVEGSHVLIVEDIVDTGLTLTYLLENLRSRKPKSLRSCTLLDKPSRRRVSIVPDYLGFTIDDLFVVGYGLDFEQYYRNLPNICVHVD
- the tilS gene encoding tRNA lysidine(34) synthetase TilS translates to MLERVMKFVVKNGLAEPGDRILVGVSGGADSVALLLVLHELSLRLSFTVRVAHLNHGLRGEEADLDSRFVKDLCHKLGVDCECGYVSIPKLLEGKSVSMQDVARQERFRFFSAAMQRFGLNKLALAHHQDDQAETVLLRLLRGTGLSGLRAMSPLERGLVGILIVRPFLMVSRQEIEAFLALRSQDYRVDSSNLGTEYSRNYVRLSVMPLLRQINPQVAVALYRLSSQVAQDVDYMSIQALPICAAAISALDFGVGVRLEALMGVHAALVMRVLTEAYFRVATVRKDLETIHLAETFALLDKQVGRRITLPAGVRVLRTREHLVFYSATEENQENYHLTISVPGEYNLPCGGKLVARRVTECSANQPGDFGYAACLSYSGDLVVVRNRRPHDAYILLGGVGRKKVKQAMSEARIPLPWRDTWPIIEIEGQIAWVPGLRVANAFCPKEQNTILELFYQRGGK
- the spoIIE gene encoding stage II sporulation protein E codes for the protein MQSKVLKAVLAANKPYGHRRVDELSHFSRLAPLVVAGILLGRASLFYELSPFAVALFAAVRMVVPGAEWVTALALSVGVFWRGGPMMMVSFFGMVLAYLALEKILVPSSWERIVRAVLAGISVVVVRIPLLWWQAPTLYDVVTTLLEVALTMAMSIILVNSVSLLGSFTTERRFKSEEILSIAIAGALAIVGLSGISLFGVALQGIALKYLVMLSGLLGGAAWGAATGVAAPFLIYIGNPLALNYVGTYAFTGLVAGALKDWKKPGVIMGFMAATALSAVNFGGRDYLGDKLVEGIVASLLLMATSSQVRSRLYRLLPMALREEEAPVASGYASRLQVLAGKRLGELGDVFMELAETFRQPAQSGDAFDQSAHKLMDRLAQDVCEDCPGHKNCWGKDFYKTYQGLLDMLALTDMHGPLTIDMIPEAVRRRCDRQKELLKSLNSLCEVHRQTLYWQKRAVESRQLVASQLKGVAEVIDSLVADFNLEVEYLCESEEKIKRELAEQGLFSPQVEVTKGKNGRIEARITKHACSKEQNHCATVLIPLVTELLGRQVVRENRRCASLAGKSKCTVCLSTAQVLATDAGIAQLPRSQGISGDSFRIAELVGGKLALMISDGMGDGPLARQESRTAISLMEQMLRAGFDKEVTVQTINAVLALRSQGESFATVDMALLDLYTGNAEVMKIGASSSYHRRGDKVDVIRATTLPAGILSNIEIETSKLQLLPGDILVMLSDGVLEGQGGMVDKEEWLSRILRQATAEKAKDLAEYILNRARNNCGGTVTDDMTVLVLKILDKAISIPLVG